The genomic region GGGGCGTTCAAAATCAAGCGGATTCAGATCGGCCAGCAGCGGCACGACCCGAGCCATGCGCTGGTAGAGATTCGCGCCAAGACGCCGGAATTGCTGGCGGAGATTCTCGCGCAAGCGCAAGACCACGGCGCGGTGGCCACGTCGCAGCACGATTGCGAGATCGTGGCGGCCGACATCGCCGGCGCGTTTCCCGAGGGGTTTTATAGTACGACGAATCAACGCACCGAAATTCGACTGAACGGGCATTGGATCGAAGTCGGCGATCAGGAGATGGACTGCGGCGTGGTGATCGAGGATGGGAAGGGCCGGTGCGTGCCGATGACCGAGGTGCGACTTGGCGACCCGATGGTCGTCGGGCATGCGGGCGTGCGTTGTTTTCCGCCGGAGCGGGAACGGAACGAGCGCGGGTTTGAGTTTATGCAGAGCGCGGTGAGTTCTGAGAAGCCGAAAGGCGTGGCGATTCGGGAGATTGCACGTGATCTGTTTGAAGCGAAGCGCACGCACGGCAGGACGTTGATCGTTGGGGGCCCCGCGATTGTCCACACTGGGAGTGGAGAACATCTGGGGTGGCTGATTCGCTCCGGGTATGTCGATATTCTCTTCGCAGGCAACGCGCTCGCGACGCACGATATCGAACAGGCGCTGTTTGGCACGAGCCTGGGCGTACA from Planctomycetia bacterium harbors:
- a CDS encoding TIGR00300 family protein — protein: MQDVIRASTEQLDFFEDIEVRGHIIDSLILPKILDQITSRGGAFKIKRIQIGQQRHDPSHALVEIRAKTPELLAEILAQAQDHGAVATSQHDCEIVAADIAGAFPEGFYSTTNQRTEIRLNGHWIEVGDQEMDCGVVIEDGKGRCVPMTEVRLGDPMVVGHAGVRCFPPERERNERGFEFMQSAVSSEKPKGVAIREIARDLFEAKRTHGRTLIVGGPAIVHTGSGEHLGWLIRSGYVDILFAGNALATHDIEQALFGTSLGVHLDRGDVAESGHEHHLRAINRIRRAGGIRQAVESGLLTSGVMYECVRQGVDFLLAGSIRDDGPLPDVITDVLVAQQEMRKKIRGVTFCLMIATTLHSIAVGNLLPAWVKVVCADINPSTVIKLSDRGSFQTVGLVTDVE